The Nitriliruptor alkaliphilus DSM 45188 genome includes a region encoding these proteins:
- a CDS encoding class I SAM-dependent methyltransferase translates to MDIEQFKAVQRQVWSEGDYRPVGRLLEPAADLLVQAAGVAAGQRILDVATGAGSVAVLAAQAGADVVGVDLTDAWFGEARRGSTEAGVTVELVTGDAEELPFDDASFDVVLSSFGAIMAPRHEVAAGELVRVCRPGGTIAVTAWIPGGTADVTFSPLSTQLPPPPPFVTPFIRWGDPDHVRALFASHDVTLELQRHDFPVRFASNAAFESFALENSGGFSRARQTLKAMGRWDRVHADFRRAVEASNEAEDGTYRTSWDFLLILARKAPREPRPS, encoded by the coding sequence GTGGACATCGAGCAGTTCAAGGCCGTCCAGCGGCAGGTCTGGTCGGAGGGTGACTACCGGCCGGTGGGACGCCTGCTCGAGCCGGCAGCAGACCTCCTGGTCCAGGCTGCAGGCGTGGCGGCGGGTCAGCGGATCCTCGATGTGGCGACCGGTGCCGGCAGCGTCGCCGTGCTCGCCGCACAGGCCGGCGCGGACGTCGTCGGGGTGGATCTCACCGACGCCTGGTTCGGTGAGGCCCGTCGCGGTTCGACCGAGGCGGGAGTCACGGTCGAACTGGTGACCGGCGACGCGGAGGAGTTGCCGTTCGATGACGCATCCTTCGACGTGGTCCTCTCCAGCTTCGGGGCGATCATGGCGCCCCGCCACGAGGTCGCCGCGGGCGAACTGGTGCGTGTGTGCCGGCCGGGCGGCACCATCGCGGTGACCGCGTGGATCCCCGGTGGCACCGCCGATGTCACCTTCTCGCCGCTGTCCACGCAACTACCGCCGCCCCCGCCGTTCGTGACGCCCTTCATCCGATGGGGCGACCCAGACCACGTGCGCGCGCTCTTCGCCAGCCACGACGTCACGCTCGAGCTCCAACGCCATGACTTCCCCGTGCGGTTCGCATCGAACGCGGCGTTCGAATCGTTCGCGCTCGAGAACTCAGGAGGCTTCAGCAGAGCACGTCAGACGCTCAAGGCGATGGGCCGGTGGGACCGGGTCCACGCCGACTTCCGGCGCGCGGTCGAAGCGTCGAACGAGGCCGAGGACGGTACCTACCGCACGTCGTGGGACTTCCTCCTCATCCTCGCCCGCAAGGCGCCACGCGAACCTCGACCGAGCTGA
- a CDS encoding CbtB domain-containing protein, protein MSDVSVAVRARSEVLPAALWMLALSAVIALVSFEQGVLTAGSPVLHELFHDARHLLGFPCH, encoded by the coding sequence GTGTCCGACGTGTCCGTCGCCGTGCGCGCCCGCAGCGAAGTGCTGCCCGCCGCCCTCTGGATGCTGGCGCTCAGCGCCGTCATCGCCCTCGTCAGCTTCGAGCAGGGGGTGCTGACCGCCGGGTCGCCCGTCCTGCACGAACTCTTCCACGATGCCCGGCACCTGCTCGGGTTCCCCTGCCACTGA
- a CDS encoding CbtA family protein produces MLTEHIRRGLAAGLLAGVLAGVFAFVVGEIPVREAIVLEEAGEAALADHPTAGESDPEAEFPVPRTTQQALLPVATALVGAAFGGLFGLTLHLLRPRLRDPDPWRTPLRLGAVAWLAFVAVPLVVAPPNPPAVGDGDAIAARSGWYLGAIAASLLLSAALWALARRWRPAGWSAGERNVAVGALGVLAFGALIWALPVEAAAGDFPADLLWQFRLAALGTQTLLWVSLAVSFGLLSSRAAERVPA; encoded by the coding sequence GTGCTGACCGAGCACATCCGTCGCGGCCTCGCGGCAGGGTTGCTCGCCGGTGTCCTCGCAGGGGTGTTCGCGTTCGTGGTCGGGGAGATCCCCGTCCGCGAGGCGATCGTCCTGGAGGAAGCCGGTGAGGCAGCCCTCGCCGATCACCCCACCGCGGGTGAGAGCGACCCCGAGGCGGAGTTCCCCGTCCCTCGTACGACCCAGCAGGCCCTCCTGCCGGTGGCGACCGCCCTGGTCGGCGCCGCGTTCGGTGGCCTGTTCGGCCTGACCCTCCACCTGCTGCGCCCTCGGCTGCGGGACCCCGATCCGTGGCGCACGCCGCTGCGCCTCGGTGCCGTGGCCTGGCTCGCGTTCGTGGCCGTCCCGCTCGTGGTCGCACCGCCCAACCCGCCGGCGGTCGGTGACGGCGACGCCATCGCCGCACGCTCGGGCTGGTACCTCGGTGCCATCGCCGCGAGCCTGCTGCTCAGCGCCGCCCTGTGGGCGCTCGCGCGTCGGTGGCGGCCGGCCGGCTGGTCAGCCGGGGAGCGCAACGTGGCGGTCGGCGCCCTCGGCGTGCTGGCCTTCGGCGCGCTGATCTGGGCGCTGCCGGTCGAAGCGGCGGCGGGTGACTTCCCGGCCGATCTGCTGTGGCAGTTCCGCCTCGCCGCCCTCGGGACCCAGACCCTGCTATGGGTCAGCCTCGCCGTGTCGTTCGGGTTGCTGAGCTCCCGTGCCGCCGAACGGGTACCTGCGTGA
- a CDS encoding putative quinol monooxygenase, protein MSEPFIFIGTHRLKEGKREAYEQHVADFARFIDEQEPQLQVFTFYLDEDAEHVSVVQVHPNAESMGLHMQIAHQHIGDAYTDYLEETVSIQVFGEPTDAVLTMMRKLAGDGVPVSIQRPFAGFDRLRAPATG, encoded by the coding sequence ATGAGCGAACCGTTCATCTTCATCGGCACGCACCGGCTCAAGGAAGGCAAGCGCGAAGCCTACGAACAGCACGTCGCCGACTTCGCCCGCTTCATCGACGAGCAGGAACCCCAGCTTCAGGTCTTCACCTTCTACCTCGACGAGGACGCGGAACACGTCAGCGTGGTGCAGGTGCACCCCAACGCCGAGTCGATGGGCCTGCACATGCAGATCGCCCACCAGCACATCGGTGACGCCTACACCGACTACCTCGAGGAGACGGTCTCGATCCAGGTCTTCGGTGAACCGACCGACGCGGTGCTGACCATGATGCGCAAGCTCGCCGGTGACGGGGTTCCGGTCAGCATCCAACGCCCCTTCGCCGGGTTCGACCGGCTCCGCGCGCCAGCCACGGGCTGA
- a CDS encoding histidine phosphatase family protein: MNERTTLLLVRHAPTPVTRAFRFPLDEELDDHGRQLATGLTGKLRAVRAVTSGARRCRETAAIAGFPDAEVDPDLAELDFGTWAGQDPHDLWKQDRARLEAWYADPASDAPDGGERFDGLQQRVVGVLDRLVATGERTVVFTHGGPIKAAVLHALDAPPSAMWRIDVAPCSVTELHGRPGGGLTVASCNVPVGAVAP, encoded by the coding sequence GTGAACGAGCGGACCACGCTGCTGCTGGTGCGCCACGCACCGACGCCCGTGACGCGCGCGTTCCGCTTCCCGCTGGACGAAGAGCTCGACGACCACGGACGGCAGCTGGCCACGGGACTGACCGGGAAGCTGCGCGCCGTCCGGGCGGTGACCAGCGGCGCCCGCCGCTGCCGCGAGACCGCCGCGATCGCCGGCTTCCCGGACGCGGAGGTCGACCCCGACCTGGCCGAGCTCGACTTCGGCACCTGGGCCGGGCAGGACCCTCACGACCTGTGGAAGCAGGACCGTGCCCGCCTCGAGGCCTGGTACGCCGACCCGGCCAGCGACGCCCCGGACGGCGGCGAACGCTTCGATGGTCTGCAGCAGCGCGTGGTCGGCGTCCTCGACCGGCTGGTCGCGACGGGCGAGCGCACGGTGGTCTTCACCCACGGCGGTCCGATCAAGGCGGCCGTGCTGCACGCCCTCGACGCACCGCCGTCGGCGATGTGGCGCATCGACGTCGCACCGTGCTCGGTGACCGAGCTGCACGGCCGGCCCGGCGGCGGGCTGACGGTGGCCAGCTGCAACGTCCCCGTCGGAGCGGTGGCCCCGTGA
- a CDS encoding M50 family metallopeptidase, which produces MPANIASDTAGMWILVRVLALLVLVAAGLLVAGRGELLLDVVDALLAAVGVDEATPRSEIVLAWPVVAGGVGVGVAVASVRPGYRLVGQVVTLLHEFGHTVVAAALGARPSGIVLRHDASGHATARWVGRPTPARRLALAAVAFAGVPATAATAAVGAQLLLLVDPEAVLWSFAAVGLTVAVLARSPWSLLIAVGLAGLAWGALHDAVAPWTVVVVVAMLVALAVTATRRDLRALRTPIQGGDDARVVGRQLRLPARVVQLVQIAFAGVLSTWTVWLLATAA; this is translated from the coding sequence GTGCCAGCCAACATCGCCAGCGACACTGCCGGCATGTGGATCCTGGTGCGCGTGCTGGCGCTGCTCGTCCTGGTCGCGGCCGGCCTGCTGGTGGCCGGTCGGGGTGAGCTGTTGCTGGACGTCGTCGACGCCCTACTGGCTGCGGTCGGTGTGGACGAGGCCACACCACGGAGCGAGATCGTCCTGGCGTGGCCGGTGGTGGCCGGCGGCGTCGGGGTCGGTGTGGCGGTGGCGTCGGTCCGCCCTGGCTACCGCCTGGTCGGTCAGGTCGTGACGTTGCTGCACGAGTTCGGGCACACCGTGGTCGCCGCGGCCCTGGGGGCACGGCCGAGCGGGATCGTGCTGCGCCACGACGCGTCCGGCCACGCGACGGCCAGGTGGGTGGGCAGACCGACGCCGGCGCGCCGGTTGGCGTTGGCCGCGGTCGCCTTCGCCGGGGTGCCAGCCACGGCGGCGACCGCTGCCGTCGGGGCCCAACTGCTCCTGCTCGTCGATCCGGAGGCGGTCCTGTGGAGCTTCGCGGCCGTCGGGCTGACGGTCGCGGTGCTGGCACGCAGCCCGTGGTCGCTGCTGATCGCGGTCGGCCTGGCGGGTCTGGCGTGGGGGGCGCTGCACGACGCGGTCGCACCGTGGACCGTCGTCGTCGTCGTGGCGATGCTGGTCGCGCTCGCGGTGACGGCGACCCGTCGCGACCTCCGGGCGCTCCGGACGCCGATCCAGGGAGGTGACGATGCCCGCGTCGTCGGCCGCCAGCTGCGGCTCCCGGCCCGTGTCGTCCAACTCGTACAGATCGCGTTCGCCGGGGTGTTGAGCACCTGGACCGTCTGGCTGCTGGCGACCGCCGCCTGA
- a CDS encoding cobyric acid synthase, with translation MSGALLVTGTASDAGKSVVVAGLCRWLAREGVRVAPFKSQNMALNSAVADDGAEIGRAQAAQAEAAGVPSEAAMNPILIKPTGERHSQIVVMGRPAFDAGARDYHTRRGELFPIVLDALADLRRRHDVVICEGAGSPAEINLRPHDVTNMGLARAADLPVLIVGDIDRGGVFAALYGCIGLLEPADQALVTGTIINRFRGDPGVLAPGVQQLEQLTGRPNLGVLPHLDGLWLDAEDSLATDRGVPTSPPLGDDVLDVAVLRLPRSSNVTDVDALAAEPGVQVRFTTDVADVDRADLVVVPGTKNTVVDLGWLRVRGLDVALQRRAAAGRPILGICGGYQLFGRTIHDEVESRVGTVDGLGLLPVTTRFVADKLLATRTGTSPRYGTDARGYEIRHGRVEVAGGDAWLAHPDGTPEGCVVGHTFGTSWHGVFVHDGLRRALLGEVAAAAGRAWVPGTEPFAAVRARHLDRLGDLVADHLDAAELRRILDHGPRRHLPVVAPGGAPTPAPIPEPA, from the coding sequence GTGAGCGGCGCACTGCTGGTGACCGGGACCGCCTCCGACGCGGGCAAGTCCGTCGTGGTCGCAGGCCTCTGCCGGTGGCTGGCCCGCGAGGGCGTTCGCGTCGCCCCGTTCAAGTCGCAGAACATGGCGCTGAACTCGGCGGTCGCCGACGACGGGGCCGAGATCGGCCGCGCCCAGGCGGCCCAGGCGGAGGCTGCGGGCGTGCCGAGCGAGGCCGCCATGAACCCGATCCTGATCAAGCCGACGGGGGAGCGGCACAGCCAGATCGTGGTGATGGGACGGCCCGCGTTCGACGCCGGCGCCCGCGACTACCACACCCGCCGCGGCGAGCTGTTCCCCATCGTGCTCGACGCCCTGGCCGACCTGCGCCGCCGCCACGACGTGGTCATCTGCGAGGGGGCCGGCAGCCCGGCCGAGATCAACCTGCGTCCGCACGACGTGACCAACATGGGGCTCGCGCGCGCCGCCGACCTGCCCGTCCTGATCGTCGGCGACATCGACCGGGGCGGGGTGTTCGCCGCGCTGTACGGCTGCATCGGTCTGCTCGAGCCCGCCGACCAGGCGCTGGTCACCGGCACGATCATCAACCGTTTCCGTGGCGACCCGGGCGTCCTGGCCCCCGGCGTGCAGCAACTCGAGCAGCTGACCGGCCGGCCGAACCTCGGGGTCCTGCCGCACCTCGACGGGCTGTGGCTCGACGCCGAGGATTCGCTCGCCACCGACCGCGGCGTGCCCACCAGCCCGCCGCTCGGCGACGACGTCCTCGACGTGGCGGTCCTCCGCCTGCCGCGGTCCTCGAACGTCACCGACGTGGACGCCCTGGCCGCCGAACCCGGTGTGCAGGTGCGGTTCACCACCGACGTCGCCGACGTCGACCGCGCCGACCTGGTCGTCGTGCCCGGCACCAAGAACACGGTCGTCGACCTCGGGTGGCTGCGGGTGCGCGGTCTGGACGTCGCGCTGCAGCGACGTGCCGCTGCCGGTCGTCCGATCCTCGGGATCTGCGGCGGCTACCAGCTGTTCGGCCGCACGATCCACGACGAGGTCGAGTCGCGTGTCGGCACCGTCGACGGGCTCGGCCTGCTGCCGGTCACCACCCGGTTCGTGGCCGACAAGCTGCTCGCCACGCGGACCGGTACGAGCCCGCGGTACGGCACGGACGCCCGCGGGTACGAGATCCGCCACGGCCGCGTCGAGGTCGCGGGTGGCGACGCGTGGCTCGCCCACCCCGACGGCACGCCCGAGGGGTGCGTGGTCGGCCACACCTTCGGGACCTCGTGGCACGGGGTGTTCGTGCACGACGGGCTCCGCCGCGCGTTGCTCGGTGAGGTCGCGGCCGCCGCCGGCCGCGCGTGGGTGCCGGGGACCGAACCGTTCGCGGCCGTCCGCGCCCGCCACCTCGACCGCCTCGGTGACCTCGTCGCCGACCACCTCGATGCCGCCGAGTTGCGTCGGATCCTCGACCACGGCCCACGCCGTCACCTCCCCGTCGTCGCCCCCGGCGGCGCCCCCACACCCGCCCCGATCCCGGAGCCCGCGTGA
- a CDS encoding AfsR/SARP family transcriptional regulator: MDGRLEVRLLGPLEVCRDGVPLDVPRGRSRALLALLALAVGRTVPVERLVDELWGSSPPATVVTALHGLVSGLRKRLEPDPGVATAPRVLVTRPGGYLLDVPADHVDAHRFRTMVHRAAAVSGEERAALLRDALTQWRGGALTGVELAGAAISEAAALEEVRLSAYEACLDAELALGRHHEVSGEIDTLVTEHPYRERLASQLMLAHYRSGRQADALEVWRRTRRTLVEHLGVEPGPELRKLHLAILAHDPALDLEGAHPAATPSDERDRTLAARAGELLADAGTQVYDRHYDAGMAEQLFSQAERLLAPGHPQHDLVDDRLAEIDLMLGRHDGADDRLQRSLADARRTGDHRRTSHLHLERARIRLITGPDPIPMDDLGSIAARALVQARTDGDDALESQACYLLGLIELRRAQPRRMEAVARDGLIAAERSGNLRERLAARWWLALALVEGPTPTDEALAECLELAELDGEHHPGVLAEMARLHVRRGEPAAAMGSIARAQRFLERRPEMRRPIMFVAQRAGEVELAAGDSARAEVHLREALTLADGFAEADQQAQLAAGLAEILSQRGQVDQAMKLAHSSRRRAPHESIPAQVRWRSSLAAVLSASQDHAAAWSLLDEATAFVPRDATLLTADLRRRRVDLAANHEAAAAAPARPPASSAH; the protein is encoded by the coding sequence GTGGACGGCCGCCTCGAGGTCAGGCTGCTCGGCCCGCTCGAAGTGTGCCGCGACGGCGTCCCGCTCGACGTGCCTCGTGGTCGTTCGCGGGCACTTCTGGCGCTCCTCGCGCTCGCGGTCGGCCGGACCGTGCCGGTCGAACGGCTGGTCGACGAGCTGTGGGGGTCGTCGCCACCGGCGACCGTGGTCACGGCGCTGCACGGGCTGGTGTCCGGGCTGAGGAAGCGGCTCGAGCCCGACCCGGGTGTGGCGACGGCGCCCCGGGTCCTGGTCACTCGGCCCGGTGGGTACCTGCTCGACGTGCCAGCCGACCACGTCGATGCCCACCGGTTCCGGACGATGGTCCACCGGGCTGCCGCCGTGTCGGGCGAGGAGCGGGCCGCACTGCTCCGGGATGCGCTCACACAGTGGCGTGGCGGGGCGCTGACCGGTGTCGAGCTCGCCGGAGCGGCGATCAGCGAGGCCGCAGCCCTGGAGGAGGTGCGGCTGAGCGCCTACGAGGCGTGCCTCGATGCCGAGCTCGCGCTCGGTCGTCACCACGAGGTCAGCGGCGAGATCGACACCTTGGTGACCGAGCACCCCTACCGCGAGCGGCTGGCGTCGCAGCTGATGCTGGCGCACTACCGATCCGGGAGGCAGGCCGACGCGCTCGAGGTGTGGCGTCGAACACGGCGCACGCTGGTGGAGCACCTCGGGGTCGAGCCCGGACCGGAACTGCGCAAACTCCACCTCGCGATCCTCGCGCACGATCCGGCGCTCGACCTCGAGGGAGCACACCCGGCAGCGACCCCTTCTGACGAGCGTGACCGCACCCTGGCAGCCCGCGCTGGTGAGTTGCTGGCGGATGCCGGCACACAGGTCTACGACCGCCACTACGACGCGGGGATGGCCGAGCAGCTGTTCTCTCAGGCCGAGCGGCTGCTCGCACCCGGTCATCCCCAGCACGACCTCGTCGACGACCGCCTGGCCGAGATCGACCTGATGCTCGGCCGCCACGACGGTGCCGACGACCGGTTGCAGCGCTCGCTCGCGGATGCACGGCGCACAGGCGATCACCGGCGAACGTCGCACCTGCACCTCGAACGGGCACGCATCCGGCTCATCACCGGGCCGGATCCGATCCCGATGGACGACCTCGGGTCGATCGCAGCCAGGGCACTGGTACAGGCTCGGACCGACGGCGATGACGCGCTGGAGTCTCAGGCCTGCTACCTGCTCGGGCTGATCGAGCTGCGCCGGGCCCAGCCTCGCCGCATGGAGGCCGTGGCCCGCGACGGTCTCATCGCGGCCGAGCGCAGTGGGAACCTGCGGGAACGGCTCGCCGCACGGTGGTGGCTCGCCCTCGCGCTCGTCGAGGGCCCGACCCCGACCGATGAGGCCCTCGCTGAGTGCCTGGAACTGGCCGAACTGGACGGCGAGCACCACCCGGGCGTGCTCGCCGAGATGGCACGTCTCCACGTCCGGCGCGGCGAACCTGCCGCAGCCATGGGCTCCATCGCGCGCGCGCAACGGTTCCTCGAGCGACGACCCGAGATGCGCCGACCGATCATGTTCGTCGCGCAACGGGCTGGCGAGGTGGAGCTGGCCGCCGGTGACAGCGCACGCGCCGAGGTCCACCTCCGGGAGGCGCTCACCCTGGCGGACGGGTTCGCGGAGGCCGACCAGCAGGCGCAGCTCGCGGCCGGACTCGCCGAGATCCTCAGCCAACGGGGGCAGGTGGATCAGGCGATGAAGCTCGCGCACAGCAGCCGTCGCCGCGCTCCCCACGAGAGCATCCCCGCCCAGGTGCGGTGGCGTAGCTCGCTGGCAGCCGTCCTTTCGGCCTCACAGGACCACGCGGCCGCCTGGTCCCTGCTCGACGAGGCGACCGCGTTCGTCCCCCGAGACGCGACGCTGCTCACCGCGGATCTCCGCCGACGGCGCGTCGACCTCGCGGCGAACCACGAAGCGGCCGCGGCGGCTCCGGCGCGCCCCCCGGCGAGCTCCGCTCACTGA
- a CDS encoding cobalamin biosynthesis protein, giving the protein MTAPPVAFGLVLGSAADVLLADPARFHPVAGFGRAAAAAERVTYRDHEVAGAIHVAALVATAVAVTADLQRRLPPSGRLALTAAVTATALGGTSLHRVAEDLVDRVEAGDLDGARDRLSWLCARDPADLDAGELCRATLESVAENTSDAVVGTLVWGALLGPAGVILHRTANTLDAMVGYRTTRYRRFGWAGARLDDLLGLVPARLTALLTVALAPVVGGRPRTALATWRRDAAGHPSPNAGPVEAATAGALGVRLGGSANRYGDVVDRRPALGHGRSPSPDDVRAAVRLSRSVCLAALAIAVVLAAQVERGRR; this is encoded by the coding sequence GTGACCGCGCCCCCCGTCGCGTTCGGCCTGGTGCTCGGCAGCGCCGCAGACGTGCTGCTCGCCGACCCGGCCCGGTTCCACCCCGTCGCCGGCTTCGGGCGAGCGGCTGCCGCGGCGGAGCGGGTGACCTACCGCGATCACGAGGTGGCCGGAGCGATCCACGTCGCAGCCCTCGTCGCCACGGCCGTCGCGGTCACCGCCGACCTGCAGCGTCGCCTGCCGCCCAGCGGCCGCCTCGCCCTGACCGCTGCCGTCACCGCCACGGCGCTCGGCGGCACTTCGCTGCACCGGGTGGCCGAGGACCTGGTCGACCGCGTCGAGGCCGGCGACCTCGACGGTGCGCGCGACCGGCTGTCGTGGCTGTGCGCCCGCGACCCGGCGGACCTCGACGCCGGCGAGCTGTGCCGGGCGACCCTGGAATCGGTCGCGGAGAACACCTCCGACGCGGTGGTCGGCACGCTGGTCTGGGGGGCGCTGCTCGGCCCCGCTGGGGTGATCCTCCACCGGACGGCCAACACCCTCGATGCGATGGTCGGCTACCGCACCACCCGCTACCGCCGGTTCGGCTGGGCCGGCGCACGCCTGGACGATCTGCTCGGCCTGGTCCCGGCGCGGCTGACCGCGCTGCTGACCGTCGCCCTCGCTCCCGTCGTGGGCGGGCGGCCCCGGACCGCCCTCGCCACGTGGCGCCGCGACGCCGCCGGCCACCCGAGCCCCAACGCGGGGCCGGTCGAGGCCGCCACCGCCGGGGCGCTCGGGGTCCGGCTCGGGGGGAGCGCCAACCGCTACGGCGACGTGGTCGATCGTCGCCCCGCGCTCGGCCACGGACGCTCCCCGTCGCCCGACGACGTCCGGGCGGCGGTCCGCCTGTCGCGGTCGGTCTGCCTCGCCGCCCTGGCCATCGCCGTCGTCCTGGCCGCGCAGGTCGAACGGGGGCGCCGGTGA
- the cobA gene encoding uroporphyrinogen-III C-methyltransferase, with the protein MTNQPPFLALGGPPATPGVVHLVGAGPGDVGQLTLRAAQVLSTCDVVAYDRLAPAEALALVPDHADLIDVGRRYGDPGVGRDEVDTLLRERAAAGHAVVRLKGGDPFVFGRGGEEAAACAAEGIPVEVVPGVTSAVAVPGAAGIPVTHRGVATGFAVVTVHEDPTKHAAQIDHQALAAFPGTLVFLMGLRRVAPVCEQLIAHGRDPGTPAAVVSAGTTPRQRTVRATLATLADAVAAADLQPPAIIVVGDVAALPDLVGREVRPLHGLRVGLPRTRRRGSDLAAHLRSVGADVVEVPLAREEPGDVAAIGRAAADLLAGRVDEVVVLDAAGLEVVLAAAVDLGGDARALAGVRLTVVGRRTAAQVRRDLHLAADVTVGSAGELADLPDAAPDRRVLVLGPDADLRTRDLLPDATAVTTSRLRPQPVPDVHVDVWLVPASRLVPLLAEAYSDPRVPLVSMGPVTSAALRDAGLEVAAEAAAATPVAVEDALTSLLRRDGGSGWTASPAED; encoded by the coding sequence GTGACCAACCAACCCCCGTTCCTCGCGCTCGGTGGTCCGCCGGCCACACCGGGGGTGGTCCACCTCGTCGGCGCCGGACCAGGCGACGTCGGGCAGCTGACGCTGCGTGCGGCGCAGGTGCTGTCGACCTGCGACGTGGTCGCCTACGACCGGCTCGCCCCCGCCGAGGCGCTCGCGCTGGTGCCCGACCACGCCGACCTCATCGACGTCGGGCGGCGCTACGGCGACCCCGGCGTCGGCCGCGACGAGGTCGACACCCTGCTGCGCGAACGCGCCGCAGCCGGCCACGCCGTCGTGCGGCTCAAGGGCGGCGACCCGTTCGTCTTCGGGCGTGGGGGAGAGGAGGCCGCCGCCTGCGCCGCCGAGGGCATCCCCGTCGAGGTCGTACCCGGCGTCACCTCCGCGGTCGCCGTCCCCGGCGCCGCCGGCATCCCGGTCACCCACCGCGGTGTCGCCACCGGCTTCGCGGTCGTCACCGTGCACGAGGACCCGACCAAGCACGCCGCCCAGATCGACCACCAGGCCCTCGCAGCGTTCCCGGGCACGCTGGTCTTCCTCATGGGCCTCCGCCGCGTCGCCCCGGTGTGCGAGCAGCTGATCGCCCACGGCCGCGACCCGGGCACGCCCGCCGCCGTCGTCTCCGCCGGCACGACCCCACGGCAGCGCACCGTCCGCGCCACCCTCGCCACCCTGGCCGACGCGGTCGCCGCCGCCGACCTCCAGCCACCGGCGATCATCGTGGTCGGCGACGTCGCCGCCCTGCCCGACCTCGTCGGCCGCGAGGTGCGACCGCTCCACGGTCTACGGGTCGGGCTGCCACGGACCCGCCGCCGCGGCAGCGATCTCGCCGCCCACCTGCGGTCCGTCGGCGCCGACGTCGTCGAGGTGCCCCTCGCGCGAGAGGAACCCGGTGACGTCGCCGCCATCGGCCGGGCCGCCGCTGACCTGCTCGCCGGTCGGGTGGACGAGGTGGTGGTGCTCGACGCCGCGGGGCTCGAGGTCGTGCTCGCCGCGGCGGTCGACCTCGGCGGTGACGCCCGCGCGCTGGCGGGTGTCCGGCTCACGGTCGTCGGCCGCCGCACCGCCGCTCAGGTTCGCCGCGACCTGCACCTGGCCGCCGACGTCACGGTCGGCTCGGCGGGGGAGTTGGCGGACCTGCCGGACGCGGCGCCCGACCGCCGGGTCCTCGTGCTCGGGCCCGACGCCGACCTCCGCACGCGTGATCTGCTGCCGGACGCCACCGCCGTCACGACCTCGCGGCTGCGGCCCCAGCCCGTCCCCGACGTGCACGTGGACGTGTGGCTCGTGCCAGCCTCGCGGCTCGTGCCGCTGCTCGCCGAGGCCTACTCCGACCCGCGGGTGCCGCTGGTCTCCATGGGCCCGGTGACCTCCGCCGCCCTGCGCGACGCGGGGCTGGAGGTCGCAGCGGAGGCGGCGGCCGCCACCCCTGTCGCCGTCGAGGACGCGCTCACCTCGCTCCTGCGACGCGATGGCGGTAGTGGCTGGACAGCATCACCCGCGGAGGACTAG